Below is a window of Impatiens glandulifera chromosome 2, dImpGla2.1, whole genome shotgun sequence DNA.
GTCGGTTAGTCCGCATCCGTATGCGTTGCAGAAAGCTAATAGTGGCGCTAATATGTAAGCCACCATAATTTGATACCATTTTAGCTGAGGAAAGATTGCAGGAACTGAGATAATGGATATCACACACAGGATAATGTAGCCGGCCACGGCAAAGGTGGTGGGGATCTCGTCTTTTGTGAAGTATTCTTTTCTCTTTGCTTCATTGTATTCATCAACCTCGTCTTTCGAATTGCTTAGTTCTACTTTCTTGGATTTGAAGAAAGCGTGATGGATTGTGACTCCCATCATGTAAACAATGTGGAAGAAGCCATCCCCAAGCATGGTGGAAATCGCAATAAAGACCTGAGAAATTAAGATAAAGGCTTTATCTAGATGGGGTCACATttgaaaacatgatatttcTAAAACATGCATACCCTGTATCCTTGAATGCCATGAAGACTGCTAGGGGAAATATCAGAAGGGTACCAAATGCCCTTTTTGGTTTCGATCAGAGGCCACATAATGCCCCATGAGATGATGGCTCCGAGTAAAAGTgatacattaataatataagggCAAATCATCCCAACTCCAACATATGTGGATGAGAAATCAAAGTAAAACCTGCAAATCATCATCTCTTATAAGATTTTACCTAACCAACTCAACCCACATGTAAATACTGAAAAACTCACTTTGACTTATAGGCTGTGAGACCAAAAGTCGGGAAGCTGCTGAATCCACAACCGTCAGCTGTAGCAAAGAACCACTGAAACAACGCAAATGCAAAGCTTAAACAGCCTGTCTTGAAGAGCACAGCAACTTGTTTCCTGTATAGTTAATCCAAAAAAATTGTAAACACATGACTAAGTTTGGTTATGCTATGATTGGAATTAAATGATGGGAGATTGCTTACTTTGCTAGCTTGGCTCCTTTAGGGGTGTGAAAACTGTTTATAAGGTGAGCAGTTGCAGTACCACTTGGATATGTCAATTTCAACTTCAGGATCATAGTCTAACGATCATAATAAGAGATAATAATAAGCAGAATTCAGCCAACCAATTCAAAAATACACACAAAACAGGCCAGAAGAAAGTAATGTAGAATTCGGTTTGAGTACCTTTCTAAGTGCGACAATGGAGAAAAGGCCAACAAAGCTAACGGCGAACAGGAAACCAAACATCCAACCAAGAGAGAGTTGTTTGATGTTGATTGCCGTATTGGCTTCCTCTGTTTGAGCAGCAACCCTAGGACTCATTCCTAACAGGTTACTCGCAGCTCCacctaataatatatatcttatgTTCATTACATTGTTCATAATGTTTATATATCAGGTGAATTCGAACAGATTTCAATCCCACTCAATCATCAATTACAATGAACAAATAAGATCAATTGATCTACAGATCTTCACAATGTTAATATATCAGTATAATTCAATATTTCATAATCTGAACTTCAATTTCTTGTATTGCAAAAACTTAATTAACGAAGCTAGCAgcaataagataaaataaactTACTGCTGAAAGCAAGGCCGGAGGAAGCGACGATGCATGTCTGAATGACAGTGTTCTCTTGGCGTGTGAAAGGCTGTTTTATATTGAAGATCTTCTGAAAGGTGGAGACGTAGACTTTCACAGCTGCAAAGCCGAGAAGTCCAGCGGCTACATTGAGAGACGGAATCACACCAGTTGTCAAAGCTAGCTTAGTGACGATGAAGTTAAAGATGACACTCAACACCAAACTCGTCACCATCGCTCTCATTGTAATCTGTTCCTTCCAAGACGGCACCGGCGTTCCCTTGAACGCTTCCTCCGTCGATTTTTCCATCTGTTCCACAATTTCCTCGGTTATCTCTGTAGTCATATTTCTCTATGTTTCTGTATCAATGTATGAATCCCTGCCTccgtaatatatataatagatatgaATTATGATTCCGAGTTCATGTAGAACTAGTCTACTAGTGAAGTGATGTAGATTGTTGACCGATTTTCATGGATTATACTTCTCTTACAAATTCGATAATTCTCCGTAAgattagagagagagagaaatgaagaTCCATATTTCCGCTTGCATATTTAGTCATAACGGTTTGATATggtatttgatttcaaataaaataattaattatcaaaacattaaaattcatttcattCTTGTATTGGTAAGATATTGGGTTTTAATTCTAAAAACCTTCAAATTGTAAAATGGAagattatttaattgaataacaTTGCGTTACATCTTCATCAAACTTTAAttagaaagaaattaaatatagttaaaattatacaaaaataaaagttttgtaTTAACTTTCCTACCTTATTATCTACTGAAatagataataagttaaaatattttgaaaccgTATACCTAACTCTAACAATAAagaatctaaaattataaaatttaaaataaaatttctgaAATCTTAATTCACCCTATAAAGAATCCAATTTGacatttgtaaaaatatatattattttgattaaagtACTAAGGAGTAGTGATCTTGAGTTATTTGGGTAATCTTTGAATTATTTGGGAAATTTGacttttgtaaaaatatatattattttgatgagGTACTAAGGTAGTTATTTGggtaatctttaaaatatttgggtaatctttaaaatatttgggtaatctttaaattattgtacatattcttacttaaataaattgacaaaaatatcattaatattaaaattttaaaatataagaaaaataaaatattttaatattttagttgattattaaatattgaaattaaaaaaaatatgatgagtaatgttttttaaaacaatCTTAACCCATCAAATAagttttttctaatatttatatacaatctaattaatatgaatatttatctagttatatatatcaattaaaatattcctaCCCACAATTACATGTATAAATCATCATTTCTAAGTGATCtaatagttaattatattaaaatctcatggatcattttaaaaaatatatattatatttaaatctatcatcaaacaaatttttttcttAGATATCTGATTActtataagaagaaaaaaaaatctaacaaaatgtTTGACTAATTAGTAAAATTGAAACTACGTTAATGTAATTGAAAGCATGGTTTAGTATTATAGGAGatgttttttacttttgcattgCAAAACAGCATATTTGGCAATGTCATTGCTACATCGCTCTCGTTGCAATCTATTATTCATCATTAGTTCGCATGTTACTCTTAAATCGACAAATAGGGATGTAATTGAGCCGAGCCGAATAGTGTCGGGGCTCAAACTCAGCTCGTCTAGTATATATTGAGGCTCAAACTCAGTTCGAGCTTTTACAATTGAGCTCGAGCTCGTATGAATTAGTTGAGCTCAGAGCCGCTCATGCTCGGCTCATTTAAAAATGAGCTCCTTTAGAAatcaacaataaataaaatattgttcgAACTGAATGATTAGTGATAGCCAATAACATAAAGTATTTTACTTTAGTTTTAGAATATTTCTAAAAAGTCCCTAAcacacaaatattatcaaaattatatttaaatggtATTATAAACGAACGTGTTCGCGAAACCATAAACGAACGTGTTCGCGAGCTTACGAGTCGAATATCGAGAAACTCAAGCTTGACTCGTTTAAATTTTCGAGCTTTTAAACGAGCCTGAGATCGGCTCGGTAAGACTAACGAACGAGCTTTTTACCGAGCCGAAATTCGAATAGCTCGCGAACAGCTCTCGAACAGCTCTGTTCATTACATCCCTACCGACCAATATtcaatttaacataaaaattctTCATCATTGGTTTCAACATGTTATTCTTAAACCAACAGATTCAATTTAACATGAAAAAACCTAATAACATAATCATCTTTTGTGATGAAAGTTTTAAAGACTCAATTGCTCCGCCTGCAATTGGTCCTACAAATTTggatgaaaatattatttttgctaAAACTTGATTGAAGTTCAGTCGAATACCTATTTTCGAATCTTTCAACATCATCCTAAGTTTAAACAATACCATGGTATACACCAAGCTTGGGATTAGAAGAAGGTGATACTAAAATTTcagtttataaattaagaagattcCAATATGTAAGGGAAGTATAATCCATGAAcattggaaaaaaatataatgttagatGAACCAACAAGAGAAAAATGATAATCTCTACTACAAAAGAAGTAGTATTATTACACTATCACGATGCAAGTCTTCCAAGTAATATCCCGCTGAAAACAATCGCTCCAAACCATTTGTTCGAAACAAATCTGTCAAGtcaaaaaattaaagaataagaaacaGAGTTTGCTGCAAAATTATAGAATTCCATTCGTCTGTGTATTTTATTACCCACTTTTTATTACAGTCTGCCCGAGAAGCTAAATCAACAGTCAGAATCTGCCAGGCTAATTGCCCAGATGCACCTCCCAGACAGATATAAAACGGCCATCCTGTTTCATCACAACGGTAAAAAAGTTGAACAATAAGGCAAATTAGCAGGAAAAGGCATGTGTATATGTACCCAAATTAGCGTTAAGTCCACTGAGAGCCAAGCAGCCAATGGATGCAACTCCGAAAACAGAAATCCATTCCTTAGTTGAATCCCCAAACCTCAAGGCTGTAGATTTCACGCCAACTTTCACATCATCTTCTTTATCCTTTCGTTAGAAAAAAGACACAATTTAATCGTTGTAGATGCAGTTTAAGATGGAAATATGTAATTAATGATACCTGATGGGCATAAATCGTATCATAAACTAGAGTCCAGAACATTCCAGAAAAATAGAGTGGAAGAACAACAGCTGGATCAAGACTTCCCCTTATTGCAGACCATCCCAGTAATGCTCCCCAGTTGAAGGTTAAACCTAAATATGCTTGAGGCTGAAACACTATAACTGTATTCATATAAATACGCACGAATTATATTATAACAGCAAAAGATCAGGTAAGTTGATACATCACCCAGAATGTCACCCTCTTCATTAAAGGATATGAAAAGACCAGCAACAATGAAGAAGCACCAAGAATGCGACTGTCATAAAGAATGAAGAACATATTTGAAAACTATtcaactttctttttcattactttagaaacaaacaaatttcctgGACTACTTCAGTTACCCTTTGTGGATTGAAATAGTTACCTGTAATTATTCAGTTGAAGAAGAATTCCAAGTCCCAAAAGCAATTGAAATCCAAGAAAACTAAGACCTTGAAACGGTGTTATAAGGCCACTCGCAATTGGCCTTGATTTTGTTCGATCAACCTGCACAATGAATACTACAAACTTGTTTCAGAAAACAAACacacaaaaattgtttttttcatcAATCGAGCAAGGAAGCTAAGATGAGCAattcaaacaatttaaaatCAGAATTGGAGCTTCAAAAGAACGAACCTTCACATCAATATCACGGTCAAGAAGATCATTCACAGTACATCCAGCACCTCTCAAGAGTAGAGCCCCGGAACCAAATAGCATTAACATCTTAATATCAGGAAGGTTTGCAGGTAATGCTGCCATTGTAATTGACCTACAATGAAGAATAAACTCTTTTAATCTCCGGCAAAGTGATATCAAGCAATCAGACATATCAATTCATGCTTACCAAAAACATGGCCAAGCAAGCAGCCATGTTCCAATGGGCTTATCCAGACGTGCAAGATGAGCAAAAGGCCGAACTTTCTCTGGCAGATACAAATCGACCCACGAGGATATCGCCGCCTTCTGCTTTAAAGGATTATTATCCTTGTCGTCTGCTGCACCAGTGGAAGTAGAAAACCTACTGGTCTGACCTAATAATCTCAACAAGTCGAGCTTCAACTTGAGTTCAGTGTTCAGGTTGATCCTTTCATGGAAAAATTGTGAATTTCGATTGTAATTATAAGTGGGTTTTAACAGAAGAGAAAGATCATGTTCTAACAAGGTGGGATTACGATGATTCTCCGAACTCGTCGGGTGAGCTGTTTGGTGGAAAATGGAATTTGAAGTTGTAAAGCCGATGGATACTGCACGAGACGATGACTTCCAGTGACGTAAACATTGGCGAGACGATCGAATCATGAGGGTCGTAATTTAAAGTAGAAACGAAGTATGTAAAGAGATAAAACAGGGAGGGGAGATGAGGGTTTGATGAAATTTACTGAAAATGACAAGGAAAGAAGGTAGGATTTCTGAATCACCTTGCCGCCGTTAATGGAGAAAACAAATCGCCATGGAAGAAGTTCACAAGCTGGGAATATACTACTATGTTGCAGGTTAAAGAAACTACCGAATTGGCGGCGGCGCGGAGAGGTTGTGGCAGTTTCGGTTCCTGAATCACATCGAATTGCAGGTTTAGGAAAGAGTGAAAATACTAAACCGTGaatatttttgttcatttttcaaataaggtaacttttcaataaattttaaagacaaaatattacaaaaccgagaagattaaaaaaaagtttagtcATGTACTGAAGAAGGTCTGGgtctaacttaaaaaatattagttatatattattatttatatataattaaatataaaaaataatctaaacagaatatattaaaagaattaataattatataaatttatttatttaaacaagtaataattttttttgaatttataaaaaaaaaatcacattatttcttctaaattatatcaaattataaaattaaaaaaaaattaactagtttaaaatttcatataaatgtaacttattttaaaataattaaagtctttattaaatattttaagggatagatatcaattttaaaactttaattgaAGAACTCAAGTTGAGGGAAATTGGACTAAATGACCCTACAAATAGGCCTATTTGCATCCGtggtaatttttaataattattgatctgatgaccacttattttttttttgactaatttacccttttcgcgtaacgcgaagggagttcgcgtttcgcgaagtgaaacagtcttgatatatatactcaaattttttcatttctctcattttctttctctctcctgcTTTCTTTCCTCCTGAGTTTGTCGCCGGCGGCGTAAACTCCGGCGACGGCGAGCCCTCAAGCATAAATCGACAAGATAAGCAACCTAATCCCCGAatctatgtttatataacagatttatgttctCATTTGTAGTTcttaatgaaaccctaaccctgaatatgttctttttggtgatattggttaatattggttcatattgaatcatatttgttcatattgggtcatatttgttcatatatgttcatatttggtcatattggtttattagtttgttcatcttattgattgttcttttggctgtgatgatatttgcagatgatatcgtttctgctagttacttaacgaagcgttatgtacttagcgaagcgttaagtacttaacgcttcgttaagtacttaacgcttcgttaagtacttaacgcttcgttaagtacttaacgcttcgttaagtacttaacgcttcggcACGCGCGCGTAGGAAGACGAAGAGGCGCGCGTATATGCACGCGCcataccatatattttaaaaaataaaacatttgacATTCATTTCTTCCCTCTTCTATCCTCTCGATTCCTCTCTCTCTACAACCGTCACACTGAAGAAGACATTGACAAGGCCGATCTGCCCGTCCCCCTCGTGTCCTCCCTCTCTATCATTGATTCCCCATAAATCTCAGGTTAGTTTTAGTTTGGTTGTTGCATGTCTTTTTTTGGTTATGGGTTTTCATATTTGCATGTTTAGTTTTAGGGGTTTTGGCTGTTTCAGTTTATTGGTTTAATATTGGTTAGGTTTAGCGTTTAATGTTTGTTTCTGGTTATTGATTATTGCATTATATTTGCATGTTTGTTTCTGGttgttggttattgtttctGGTTTAGGAATTCGCGAattacttaacgcttcgttaagtacttaacgaagcgttaagtacttaacgaagcgttaagtacttaacgaagcgttaagtacttaacgtttgATGTGGTCTATGTATATGatcttacatttttgttgttgttccttttgtagatggcagaaaccacCGTTCCTGATTTCCCTGGACGGATTTCTTGGAAAAGCGCCCTCTGCCTTAAGAAGATTGTTATGAAGtttgaggaaatggatcttgtgGAGAAGGTGTACAATACCCAATTCAGATATATAGTCTCTGCGCCAGtgttgcagttctcaggaactattgtacatcacatgttgcttaggagggtaacctcaacctccaaggagattactttcaatatcaatgggcaagaacttgtgtttggtatgaaagagtacgccttggtgacgggcctaaacttcggaaggtttcctgaggtgaacgaagaagaatgccgaggttgtccacctctgttggtaaaatattttaaagggaagacgagtgtagtaatgcaagacttggagactgcttttttgaaatgtagagataaggaagatgcctggaagatggggctggtatgcttgatttgccagtacctattttcatttgacccaaggagggtggtatttgccaaaatcctccacatggtcgaagacgaggaaagtttcctccgatttccttgggggaaggtgacctttagagccaccctcaagggtttgaacaagaacatgagacatctcagtcacaaatattataagaagaagaaggaaaagagtactgatccttatgctccttttgcttataacatttatgggtttgcactggcatttcaagtgtggacatatgaggtcatcaaaggttttgttcctaaatttgctagaaagaatgagcttaatgatcctctacgcccaaggttgttagtctatcattccaacaggaagaaCACCTTGATCGAGATAAAGACTGCCCTGGAGACAACGGatctgactgagatggaagagtcctccatggagaagaggttatacagtggtgaggactttgaacaaatagatgagtcaactgatgaattttttgagggatttacagaagggaagttagtgaaggaggattatgatgatgaagaggaggGAAGTGAACCTGAGGATGAACATGAAGAACCTACTTCCAAACCAAACACCCGGAAGAGAAAGGCTGCGCTTAATCTCAAAGAAGCCGTAAacctgaagaggaagcttgcttatgaatctaGTCCTGCCCACATTCCTAGCCCCCCATCCGCTACTAGTCCTGGATTACCTTCAACATcttctgttggatgtaaatgtgaagAGCTGAAAGAGGAGGTAAAAGCGCTGAAGGAGGAGCTCATCAAAGAGGTGAAGGAGGAGCTCAAAGAGATGAAAACAGCTTACGAAGAAACTCAAACAAATCACAAGGCTTATATGAAAAAGTTGGTTGTTAGTATGTGCGAACAGTTATTAGCCAAATCCAACCAAAGGATGGCCACTTTAATTGTCAAATTAGATAGTATGGAggaggagaggaagaagaagaagaagagcaaattGGAAAAGAAGGGCAAGACTGAGGTAAGATAAAGATACTtatcgcttcgttaagtacttatcgcttcgttaagtacttaacgcttcgttaagtacttaacgcttcgtgaAGTACTTATCTTTTGTTGTTCTTAACTAACCACACcgttgttttatttttgcaggaagggaatgtggaggagatgaagacgaatgacatggagatgaaggatgggaaggtggaggaggagagtgagaaggtggaggatataaCTGAAGTAAGTTTTACTTAGTGAAgtcaaatgttgtttcgggaagtaaacgctgaccacactgttgttttctttttgcaggatgggaaggtggaggagatgatgacgaatgagatggagatgaaggatgggaaggtggaggaggagagtgagaaggtggaggataaaacTGAGGTAAGTTTTGATTAGCGAAGTCTAAtgtttcgggaagtaaacgctgaccacactgttgttttctttttgcaggatgggaaggtggaggagatgatgacgaatgagatggagatgaaggatgggaaggtggaggaggagagtgtgaaggtggaggataaaacTGAGGTAAGTTTTGATTAGCGAAGTCTAAtgtttcgggaagtaaacgTTGACGACACTGTTATTCTATTTTTgcaggtggatggtggggagattgagactgatgtgaaggtggatggtggtgagactgagaataatgtgaaggtggatggtggggagattgagaATGATGTAAAGGTGGGTGTTGGGGAGATTCAgactgatgtgaaggtggatggtggggagatgttGCTCTCCGATATGATgcaagaaataattgagaaaaagaaggataaggtcaaggttgagaaggttgagaaggttgagaagaaagccAAGGTTAGGAAGGTTAAACTCAAGGTTGggaaggttgagaagaaagtcaaggttgagaaggatGCCACGGATGGGAAGGATGAGAACGATGGGAAGGATGGGAAGGATTCGAGGGATGGGAATGATgagaacgatgatgatgatttccaattatacaacactccacctaaaggagtagttc
It encodes the following:
- the LOC124925273 gene encoding probable metal-nicotianamine transporter YSL7, giving the protein MEKSTEEAFKGTPVPSWKEQITMRAMVTSLVLSVIFNFIVTKLALTTGVIPSLNVAAGLLGFAAVKVYVSTFQKIFNIKQPFTRQENTVIQTCIVASSGLAFSSGAASNLLGMSPRVAAQTEEANTAINIKQLSLGWMFGFLFAVSFVGLFSIVALRKTMILKLKLTYPSGTATAHLINSFHTPKGAKLAKKQVAVLFKTGCLSFAFALFQWFFATADGCGFSSFPTFGLTAYKSKFYFDFSSTYVGVGMICPYIINVSLLLGAIISWGIMWPLIETKKGIWYPSDISPSSLHGIQGYRVFIAISTMLGDGFFHIVYMMGVTIHHAFFKSKKVELSNSKDEVDEYNEAKRKEYFTKDEIPTTFAVAGYIILCVISIISVPAIFPQLKWYQIMVAYILAPLLAFCNAYGCGLTDWSLASNYGKVAIFAFSSWVGIDHGGIVAGLAACGVMMNIVSTASDLMQDFKTGYLTLSSPRSMFVSQVIGTAMGCVLTPLVFWFFNKTYAIGDPDGSYPAPYGLMYRGIAILGSDGFSSLPKHCMTICIVVFFLAIAVNVLREVLKKWETKYGLYQFVPSPMSMAIPFYLGGYFAVDMCVGSLILFVWRRSNKLKADQFVPAVASGLICGDSLWGIPAALMSLAGISAPICMKFLSASVNSKVDAFLGR
- the LOC124926182 gene encoding 4-hydroxybenzoate polyprenyltransferase, mitochondrial yields the protein MIRSSRQCLRHWKSSSRAVSIGFTTSNSIFHQTAHPTSSENHRNPTLLEHDLSLLLKPTYNYNRNSQFFHERINLNTELKLKLDLLRLLGQTSRFSTSTGAADDKDNNPLKQKAAISSWVDLYLPEKVRPFAHLARLDKPIGTWLLAWPCFWSITMAALPANLPDIKMLMLFGSGALLLRGAGCTVNDLLDRDIDVKVDRTKSRPIASGLITPFQGLSFLGFQLLLGLGILLQLNNYSRILGASSLLLVFSYPLMKRVTFWPQAYLGLTFNWGALLGWSAIRGSLDPAVVLPLYFSGMFWTLVYDTIYAHQDKEDDVKVGVKSTALRFGDSTKEWISVFGVASIGCLALSGLNANLGWPFYICLGGASGQLAWQILTVDLASRADCNKKFVSNKWFGAIVFSGILLGRLAS
- the LOC124925274 gene encoding uncharacterized protein LOC124925274 codes for the protein MEKTNRHGRSSQAGNILLCCRLKKLPNWRRRGEVVAVSVPESHRIAGLAFNVCFWLLIIALYLHMAETTVPDFPGRISWKSALCLKKIVMKFEEMDLVEKVYNTQFRYIVSAPVLQFSGTIEDYDDEEEGSEPEDEHEEPTSKPNTRKRKAALNLKEAVNLKRKLAYESSPAHIPSPPSATSPGLPSTSSVGCKCEELKEEVKALKEELIKEVKEELKEMKTAYEETQTNHKAYMKKLVVSMCEQLLAKSNQRMATLIVKLDSMEEERKKKKKSKLEKKGKTEVDGGEIENDVKVGVGEIQTDVKNWLKDEATNDETKTMFTCEARKKLFVRVLTKSTWLKDPEIDAVCHLLRKRIEQYPKTYKHCKVSIGDCLLADMMRREYPNYKKDPEKFPIADVFSQYFWGAPHRHMPEWPVVDDIYVPLNIGNKHWVLCVVRVQDNHIDVYDCDSSIYRNLDPYMRPLCEMFPRIYAMGASDAELKRYPNFNFQKLTYKRLPHPAKNAVAKYGEVPRAEESGDCGVFMLMHMEYLTVGLGVEKNLTCAYVF